GGTCGAGGCCCAGCAGCGCGGCGACACGGTCGACGGCGAGGGTGCAGTTCAGGGTGCAGGCCAGCGGCAGCCAGTCGCCCCGCGCGTCGGCGAAGCCCGCCACGGTGCCGGTCGGGTCGGCGGGGCGCCTCGCCGAGACGGCGTACACCGTGCCGGACGTACCGAGGCTCAGCACCGCGGTGCCGGGGCGCAGCCCGAGGCCGAGCGCCGCGGCCGCGTTGTCGCCGGTGCCGGCGGCGACCAGGGTGCCCCTGGAGAACGGCAGGTCGGCGTCGGCGTGCACGGTCCCGGCCACCTCGCCGGGGCGGACGACGCGGGGGAGCAGGGCAGGGGCGAGCCCGACATGCGCGAGGACCTCTTCGTCGTACGTCTCGGTCCCGGACGCCCACCAGCCCGTACCGGAGGCATCGCCGCGGTCGGTCGTGCCCTGTCCGGTGAGGCGTTCGGTGAGGTAGTCGTGGGGGAGGCGTACGGCCGCGGTGGCGCGGACGGCGTCCGGTTCGTTCTCGGCCAGCCAGGCCCATTTCGTGACGGTGAAGGACGGGCCCGGCACACTGCCGGTCCGGTCGGCCCAGGCCTTCGGGCCGCCCAGCTCCTCGACCAGCCGACGCGCCTGCGGCGCCGAGCGTACGTCGTTCCACAGCAGAGCCGGGCGTACGGGATCGCCCTGGGCGTCGAGCGTGACGAGCCCGTGCTGCTGGCCGCCGATCGACACCGCCGCGGCCTCGTGCGCCGCGTCACCGCACTGGTGCAGCGCCTCGCGGAGCGCGTCCCACCACTGTCGGGGGTCGCTCTCCCGGCCCGCTCCCGTGGAAACGGTGTGCGGCGCCTGCCCGCTCGCCACCACCTGACCGGTCGATGCGTCGACGACCAGGGCCTTGGTGGACTGGGTGGATGTGTCCACCCCGACGACGAGCGGACCCTCGGCTGCTGACATCGGGTTCTCCCTCTTCCGCGGCTCCGCGGGATCTGTCTGGTTGGGGGGCTCCCGGACCGGCGCGGCCCGGTTTTCGCACTTCGTCTCTTCCCAGAGACGTGTCCGCATACTAATTTGTTAACCGCCATGACGAAATAGTCGGAGCCAGCAAGGAGCCGCGGTATGAACTATCAGCCCACCCCCGAGGACAGGTTCACCTTCGGCCTGTGGACCGTCGGCTGGCAGGGAAGGGACCCGTTCGGCGACGCCACGCGGCGCGCCCTGGACCCCGTCGAGTCGGTGCAGCGCCTGGCCGAGCTCGGTGCCTACGGAGTGACCTTCCACGACGACGACCTCATCCCCTTCGGGTCCTCGGACAGTGAGCGCGAGTCGCACATCAAGCGCTTCAGGCAGGCCCTGGACGCGACGGGTCTGAAGGTGCCGATGGCCACCACCAACCTGTTCACGCACCCCGTCTTCAAGGACGGCGCGTTCACCGCGAACGACCGAGACGTACGCCGCTACGCGCTGCGCAAGACGATCCGCAACATCGACCTGGCGGTCGAGCTGGGCGCTCAGACGTACGTCGCCTGGGGTGGCCGGGAGGGCGCCGAGTCCGGCGCCGCCAAGGACGTACGCGTCGCCCTCGACCGCATGAAGGAGGCCTTCGACCTCCTCGGCGAGTACGTGACCTCCCAGGGTTACGACCTGAAGTTCGCCATCGAGCCGAAGCCGAACGAGCCGCGCGGCGACATCCTGCTGCCCACGGTCGGCCACGCGCTGGCGTTCATCGAGCGCCTGGAGCGCCCGGAGCTGTACGGCGTCAACCCCGAGGTGGGCCATGAGCAGATGGCCGGGCTGAACTTCCCGCACGGCATCGCGCAGGCCCTGTGGGCGGGCAAGCTCTTCCACATCGACCTCAACGGCCAGTCCGGCATCAAGTACGACCAGGACCTGCGCTTCGGGGCGGGCGATCTGCGCGCCGCGTTCTGGCTGGTCGACCTCCTGGAGAGCGCCGGTTACGCGGGGCCGAAGCACTTCGACTTCAAGCCGCCGCGGACCGAGGACCTCGACGGCGTGTGGGCGTCGGCGGCCGGCTGCATGCGCAACTACCTGATCCTGCGGGAGCGTTCCGCGGCCTTCCGCGCCGACCCCGAGGTCCAGGAGGCGCTTCGCGCCGCGCGCCTGCACGAGCTGGCGCAGCCCACCGCGGCGGACGGTCTGAAGGGGCTGCTCGCCGACCGTGCGGCTTTCGAGGACTTCGACGTGGAGGCGGCCGCCGCGCGCGGGATGGCCTTCGAGCGTCTGGACCAGCTGGCGATGGACCACCTGCTGGGCGCGCGGGGCTGATCACTTCTCCTTCCGCAGATCTCTGCGCCGAATCTTTGCGCCGAATCTCTTCGCGGGACCTCTGCGCGGAATACTCCGGAATCGTGCGATCCATGGCATGAGTCCGTATCAACTTCCGCGCAGGGGTCGCATCATGACCGGTTCGAGGCGACTCTTGACGGTATGGCCATGCCGCCCGTACCGCCCCAACCCCCTCGGCCGCCGGGAGACACGCCACCTCCTGGAGGCGGTGGCTTCGGCCCTCCGTCCGCAGGGTACGGACCCCCCTACGGAGGTTACGAACCCCCGTCCGGAGGCTACGGACCTCCACCAGGCGGCTATGGTCCGCCTCCTGATGGTTTCGGGCAGGGCGGCGGAGGCTGGCAGCCACCGCCGCCTCCTGGACCGCCCGGCGGACCCGGGGGCCATCGTGGTGGTGGACGGCGCCGCCCCACTCTGTTCCTCGTGCTCGCCGTGATCGTGGCCGTCGCCGCCATCGTCGCCGTGGCCGTCGTGGCCACCGGCGGTGACGGCGAACAGGACAAGAAGTCCCCCACTGAGAGCAGCGGGACCCCGCGCCGCTCGCCCAGCCCTTCGTTGAGCATCCCGTCCGAACTGCCGTCCCTGCCTTCGGAAGTACCCAGCGTCCTGCCCACGCTGCCGTCGGGGGTGCCCAGCGGACTCGTACCGAGCGACCTTCCCTCGCTCTTCCCTTCCGTCGCGAGCGACGAAGTGCCGTACTACATGCTGAAGAAGGGCGACTGTTTCGACACGAACGACGGCCAGCCCGGGCAGGCCGCCAAGCGGTCGTGCACCAAGCCGCACGACGCCGAAGTCGTGAAGGTGGCCGAACTCAACGGCAGTTACTCGACCGACGCCGCCCTCAAGAAGGCCGCTTCGACGCTGTGCGCGTCAACACTGGAACGCAAGGCGGCCAGGCAGCCCCCGGGGACCGTGCGCGGCACCCTCGTGCAGTACCCGGACTCCAGCGGCTACGAGATCGGCATCGACAAGGTCGCCTGCAGCCTGGCGGCGGACGTCGGCAGCGGCACTCACAAGCTCACCAAGCCACTGACGTGAGCGGCACGCGCGCGTGCCGTCCTGCGTCCTGAAGTGAATGCCGGGCGTCAACCATTCATCGGTTCTCCTGCCGCCGTCGCGAGCGCCGTGGCCGGGTCCCGTACCGCCGGTCCCGCAGGCGCCCAGCGGCCCCCTTCCTTGCGATACGGCCACCACCGGCCATCGCGGCCGAGACGCAGCTGGGTGGACGCGCCGACCGCCGTCCAGCGGTTGTGTGCGGCACGGAGCAGTGGCCGCTCGTCCTCTTCCCAGGCGGACTCCAGCGCGGCACGCGCGCGTGCCAGCGATTCGGCCTGCACGGGCCACTCGTCCTCAAGGACGGACAACGCGTCCACACCTCCGTACCGCCAGGCGCGTACCGCGAGTCGCAGCTCCTCGCCGTCGCGTCCCGACCCCTCGGCGAGCCGCTGCGTGATCGCCTGCTCCGGACTGCTCGCGGCGAGCCGAACCGAGTCTTGCGCGAGGGTCAACTCTGCCTCGACGGCCTGCTGTCCGTGCCCGGAACCGAGCGCTTCGGCGAGGAGCCGGTACGCCTCGCCCGCCGCCGCGGCCGCGAGGAACTCCACGGCGGCTGGGTCGAGTCCGGGTGCGGGCGTGGCCTCGGTGTCCAGGGAGGGCGGCTGCCCGGGCTCCTGAGGCAGCTCCGGAAGGGCCGGCAGCGGCGGAAGGATGTCCCCGGCCGCGTACGCCTCAGCGGCGTCCACGCCTTCCTGACCGGCGCCGGACGCGTCCGGCGGCTCTTCCGCGGAGGTGCTGCCGCGTTCCTGGAGCTCGTCCAGGAGGGCGCGTTCGCCGCGCCCTCGCATCAACAGCAGGACGAGCGGATCCTGGTCCAGCAACCGCGCCATCTGGTAGCAGAGGGCGGCCGTGTGCCCGCAGTGGTCCCAGGCGCCGCAGTCGCACTGCGCCTCCAGATCGCCGAGCCCCGGCAGGAGTTCGACTCCTGCGGCCGCCGCGTCCTCGACCAGGTGCGGCGGCATGTCGCGGTCGAGCAGCGCCGCGATGTGCCCGGCCCGCTCGACGGCCATGTCCAGGAAGCGGTCCCACTGGTCCTCGGAGAGTTCCTGAAGCAGGACATCCGCCCGGTGCGTCGTGCGGTCGCGGTCCTGGACGACGGCCGTGATGCGCCCCGGACGCACCGATACGGCCCCCACAGCCCCGGCGCGCGCGAGCCTGCGGCCCGTCTTCACCTGCTCCGAGTCCAACGCCGCGTCCTCCAGGGCCTTCAACCAGGCCCGGCCCCACCACGTCTGCGCGAAACCCCGCCCCCGCGCGGGCGGCAAAGCGGCAAACGTACGCTCCATGTTCCGATCCGTCATCGTGCTCCCCCTCGCAACTCCACCAGGTCGGCCAGTTCCGCGTCGGTCAGCTCCGTGAGTGCCGCCTCACCGGCGCCCAGGACGGCGTCCGCCAACCGCTGTTTGCGCCGCAGCATGTCGGCGATGCGGTCCTCGATGGTCCCCTCGGTGATGAGCCGGTGCACCTGGACGGGCCGGCTCTGTCCGATGCGGTACGCGCGGTCCGTCGCCTGGGCCTCGACGGCCGGGTTCCACCAGCGGTCGTAGTGCACGACATGTTCGGCCCGGGTCAGGTTCAGTCCTGTGCCGGCGGCCTTCAACGACAACAAGAAGACGGGGATTTCGCCCTCCTGGAATCGCTCCACCATCGCCTCACGCTCGTTGATGGGCGTCCCTCCGTGCAGGAACTGCGTCGACACGCCCCGGGCGGCCAGGTGACGCTCGATCAGGCGCGCCATCCCCACGTACTGCGTGAAGACCAGAACGCTCGCTCCCTCGGAGAGGATGGTGTCGAGCAGTTCATCCAGAAGCTCCAGCTTTCCGGACCTGCCGGCGATCTTCGGCCGGTCTTCCTTGAGGAACTGGGCGGGGTGGTTGCAGATCTGCTTCAGTCCGGTGAGGAGCTTCACGATCAGGCCGCGCCGCGCCATGCTGTCCGCGCCGGAGATCTCCGCGAGTGTTTCGCGCACCACGGCCTCGTACAGGCCCGCCTGTTCCTTGGTGAGCGCCACGGCGCGGTCTGTCTCCGTCTTCGGCGGCAGTTCGGGTGCGATGCCCGGGTCCGATTTGCGGCGGCGCAGCAGGAACGGTCGTACGAGACGGGCGAGCCGCTCGGCCGCCGCGGGATCCTGGCCGCCCTCGACCGCTTGCGCATAGTGCGTGCGGAAGGTGCCGAGCCTGCCGAGCAGCCCCGGTGTCGTCCAGTCGAGGATCGCCCACAGCTCCGAGAGGTTGTTCTCCACCGGGGTGCCGGTGAGTGCCACGCGCGCGCGTGCGCCGATGGTGCGCAGCGCCCGCGCCGTCGCCGAATAGGGGTTCTTCACGTGCTGGGCCTCGTCCGCGACCACCATGCCCCAGGGCATCTCGGCGAGCCGCGGCGGGTCGAGCCGCATCGTGCCGTACGTCGTGAGGACGAACTCGCCGTCGGCCAGGCCCTCCAGGCTGCGCCGAGAACCGTGGAAACGGCGGACGGCGGTGCCGGGAGCGAACTTCTCGATCTCGCGCTGCCAATTGCCCATCAAGGAGGCCGGGCAGACCACGAGTGTGGGGCCCGCGGCGGACTCGTCGGTCTGCCGGTGCAGATGCAGGGCGATGAGCGTGATCGTCTTGCCCAGGCCCATGTCGTCGGCCAGGCAGCCGCACAGTCCCAGAGAGGTCATCCGGGCCAGCCAGTTGAGACCCCGGGCCTGGTAGTCCCGCAGCGTCGCGTGGAGCGCGGCGGGCTGCCTGACCGGCTCCTGCCCCTCCGGGTCCGCCAGCCGCTCCCGCAGGGTCGCCAGCCATCCCGTGGCCCGTACGTCGACCCGTTGGCCGTCGACATCCGTGGAGCCCGTCAGAGCGGCACTCAGCGCGTCGATGGGCGTGACCTTGCGGTCCTGCTGTGCCTGGGCGCGGCGTACCTCTCGCGGGTCGACCAGGACCCACTGGTCGCGCAGCCGCACCATGGGCCGGTTCGCCTCGGCCAGCCGGTCCAGCTCCTGCCGGGTGAGCTGCTGATCGCCCAGCGCAAACCACCAGTTGAAGGCGAGCAGCGCGTCCGCGGACAGGAACGACGGCGCGTCGGAGGAAACCTTGCCGGGGCCTTTCCCTTCGTCCGGCGGGCCGATGACCGCGCGGGTCGTCAGCTTGCGTGCCAGCTCCTTCGGCCAGTGCACGTCGACACCGGCGAACGCCAGCATGCGGGCGCCTTCGCCGAGGAGCTCGGAGACTTCCTCGTCGGCTAGTTCGACGGCGTGCGGCACGGCTGCCGCGAGCAGAGGAGTCAGCGGTGCCCAGGCCCGGGCCGCTCGGCGCAGCGCGAGCAGGGCATCCATCCGCGCGCGCGGCCCGAAGCTCGAGGATCCGGCCCAGACGGCGGAGGCATCCACCACGAGGGCCGGATCGCTCACGCTGTGCAGCTGCAGCACCACGCGGAAGACAGGCCGGGTCTCGTCCGACACCGCCGACGCCAGCCCCGGCACCTCGACGCGCAGAGAGAGCCGTACGTCCGCGTCGTGCACCGCGGCGACGTCCGTGGCCCAGGCGCGCTGCTCGGGCACGTGCTGCGGCTCCGGCGCCGCGAAGGCCGGGCCGCCCGCCGCGAGCGCTGCCGCGGGCGAGCGGGGCAGTGCGTCGGCGACCGCGTCCAGGAAGGCGCGCAGCAGCCGCTCAGGGTCGGGCAGCCGCAGCGGATCGGCGCCGTCCACCGGCACCGCGTGCGCGTCGGGCGGCATCGCGGCGGCCAGCTCGCGGATCCGCTCCAGGTCCTCAGCGCGCAAGGGGCCCGCGCGCCACGCGTCGTGGTCACCGGCCGTCAGTCCCGGCAGCAGCAGTCCGCGCGCTGCGAACTGGAGGGCCAGCACGGCGGCCGCGCCCCAGAACGCGGTAGCCCGGTGCGCCTGCGCGCCGGCACGCGCGCGTGTGAGCACCGGCAGAGCGGCCCGCACCGGAAGCACCAGGGCGGGCACGGTCACGAGCTCCACGCCCTGGCCCGCGGGCAGCACGACGGTCAGGTCCTCGACGGAACCGGAAGCCACCACGGGAGGGGAGTGGCCTTCGGGATGCCAGAACGCGACGCTGCCGGTACGGGGCGGATCGGCGGGCACGAACACGGCACAGCAGCGGGCCAGTTCGGAGATCTCGGCGGGGGTTGCCGCGGGAAGCCTCTGCACAGCGATAGCGCATTCCTCAAATTTGACTACTGGGGGGTGGGTCGCCGAGAGTACAGCACTCCGGGGGCCAGGCGAGAACGACCGGGCATGACGTGGGTCACCGTGCGCGAGGTGTAGCCAACACCCCTACGCCCCACCGGGAAACCCCCGACCGTACACGGGTGGTGGCGCCATGGTCGCCGAAGGTCACCGATTTGTACGTTTCATCAGGTCAGCCCGTTCCCCTGAGAGACCGGAGACCGAGCATGTCCCAGACCGCCGCAGTCCTCGCGGAACACCCTCCAGGGGTGAGCGTCGGGCAGACCCCCGGAAGCGAGTTCGCGTCTCTCCTGCGTACCGTCAAAGACAAGGGACTCCTGCAGCGGCGCCACGGCTGGTACGCGCGCGAGATCGCCGTGAACGCGCTCGCCCTGGCCGGTGTCGTCACCGGCGTCGCCCTGATCGGCAACTCCTGGTGGACGCTGATTCTCACCCCGGTGCTCGCCGTCCTCGCGGCCCGGACCGCCTTCATAGGCCACGACGCGGGCCACTCCCAGATCACCGGCAACAAGTCCGTCAGCCGCCTGATCGGGCTCATCCACGGCAACCTGCTCCTGGGGAGGAGCTACTCCTGGTGGAACCACAAGCACAACCGCCACCACGCCAACCCGAACCACATCGACAAGGACCCCGACGTCGTCGCCGACGTCCTGGTGTTCACCTGTGAGCAGGCCAAGGGCCGGGCCGGCTTCCGGCGCTGGCTCACCCGCAATCAGGCCTGGCTCTTCTTCCCGCTCACCCTCCTCGAGGGCGTCGCCCTGAAGGTCCACGGTTTCCAGGACCTTCGCCGACAGCCGCCGCGTGAGCGGGCCGTGGAGGCCCTGCTGCTGGTGACCCACGTCGTCGCC
This genomic interval from Streptomyces dengpaensis contains the following:
- a CDS encoding SWF or SNF family helicase codes for the protein MTDRNMERTFAALPPARGRGFAQTWWGRAWLKALEDAALDSEQVKTGRRLARAGAVGAVSVRPGRITAVVQDRDRTTHRADVLLQELSEDQWDRFLDMAVERAGHIAALLDRDMPPHLVEDAAAAGVELLPGLGDLEAQCDCGAWDHCGHTAALCYQMARLLDQDPLVLLLMRGRGERALLDELQERGSTSAEEPPDASGAGQEGVDAAEAYAAGDILPPLPALPELPQEPGQPPSLDTEATPAPGLDPAAVEFLAAAAAGEAYRLLAEALGSGHGQQAVEAELTLAQDSVRLAASSPEQAITQRLAEGSGRDGEELRLAVRAWRYGGVDALSVLEDEWPVQAESLARARAALESAWEEDERPLLRAAHNRWTAVGASTQLRLGRDGRWWPYRKEGGRWAPAGPAVRDPATALATAAGEPMNG
- the xylB gene encoding xylulokinase, whose translation is MSAAEGPLVVGVDTSTQSTKALVVDASTGQVVASGQAPHTVSTGAGRESDPRQWWDALREALHQCGDAAHEAAAVSIGGQQHGLVTLDAQGDPVRPALLWNDVRSAPQARRLVEELGGPKAWADRTGSVPGPSFTVTKWAWLAENEPDAVRATAAVRLPHDYLTERLTGQGTTDRGDASGTGWWASGTETYDEEVLAHVGLAPALLPRVVRPGEVAGTVHADADLPFSRGTLVAAGTGDNAAAALGLGLRPGTAVLSLGTSGTVYAVSARRPADPTGTVAGFADARGDWLPLACTLNCTLAVDRVAALLGLDREAVEPGAGVTLLPYLDGERTPNLPHASGLLHGLRHDTTGGQLLQAAYDGAVHSLLGALDLVLDEDADRSAPLLLIGGGARGTAWQQTVRRLSGRPVQLPEAKELVALGAAAQAAGLLTGEDPAAVARRWGTAHGPVLDAVERDEETLARITGVLSDAAPLLEREPDRHGRGRP
- a CDS encoding DEAD/DEAH box helicase is translated as MQRLPAATPAEISELARCCAVFVPADPPRTGSVAFWHPEGHSPPVVASGSVEDLTVVLPAGQGVELVTVPALVLPVRAALPVLTRARAGAQAHRATAFWGAAAVLALQFAARGLLLPGLTAGDHDAWRAGPLRAEDLERIRELAAAMPPDAHAVPVDGADPLRLPDPERLLRAFLDAVADALPRSPAAALAAGGPAFAAPEPQHVPEQRAWATDVAAVHDADVRLSLRVEVPGLASAVSDETRPVFRVVLQLHSVSDPALVVDASAVWAGSSSFGPRARMDALLALRRAARAWAPLTPLLAAAVPHAVELADEEVSELLGEGARMLAFAGVDVHWPKELARKLTTRAVIGPPDEGKGPGKVSSDAPSFLSADALLAFNWWFALGDQQLTRQELDRLAEANRPMVRLRDQWVLVDPREVRRAQAQQDRKVTPIDALSAALTGSTDVDGQRVDVRATGWLATLRERLADPEGQEPVRQPAALHATLRDYQARGLNWLARMTSLGLCGCLADDMGLGKTITLIALHLHRQTDESAAGPTLVVCPASLMGNWQREIEKFAPGTAVRRFHGSRRSLEGLADGEFVLTTYGTMRLDPPRLAEMPWGMVVADEAQHVKNPYSATARALRTIGARARVALTGTPVENNLSELWAILDWTTPGLLGRLGTFRTHYAQAVEGGQDPAAAERLARLVRPFLLRRRKSDPGIAPELPPKTETDRAVALTKEQAGLYEAVVRETLAEISGADSMARRGLIVKLLTGLKQICNHPAQFLKEDRPKIAGRSGKLELLDELLDTILSEGASVLVFTQYVGMARLIERHLAARGVSTQFLHGGTPINEREAMVERFQEGEIPVFLLSLKAAGTGLNLTRAEHVVHYDRWWNPAVEAQATDRAYRIGQSRPVQVHRLITEGTIEDRIADMLRRKQRLADAVLGAGEAALTELTDAELADLVELRGGAR
- the xylA gene encoding xylose isomerase; protein product: MNYQPTPEDRFTFGLWTVGWQGRDPFGDATRRALDPVESVQRLAELGAYGVTFHDDDLIPFGSSDSERESHIKRFRQALDATGLKVPMATTNLFTHPVFKDGAFTANDRDVRRYALRKTIRNIDLAVELGAQTYVAWGGREGAESGAAKDVRVALDRMKEAFDLLGEYVTSQGYDLKFAIEPKPNEPRGDILLPTVGHALAFIERLERPELYGVNPEVGHEQMAGLNFPHGIAQALWAGKLFHIDLNGQSGIKYDQDLRFGAGDLRAAFWLVDLLESAGYAGPKHFDFKPPRTEDLDGVWASAAGCMRNYLILRERSAAFRADPEVQEALRAARLHELAQPTAADGLKGLLADRAAFEDFDVEAAAARGMAFERLDQLAMDHLLGARG
- a CDS encoding fatty acid desaturase family protein; its protein translation is MSQTAAVLAEHPPGVSVGQTPGSEFASLLRTVKDKGLLQRRHGWYAREIAVNALALAGVVTGVALIGNSWWTLILTPVLAVLAARTAFIGHDAGHSQITGNKSVSRLIGLIHGNLLLGRSYSWWNHKHNRHHANPNHIDKDPDVVADVLVFTCEQAKGRAGFRRWLTRNQAWLFFPLTLLEGVALKVHGFQDLRRQPPRERAVEALLLVTHVVAYATLLLTSMSLGKALAFAALHQALFGLHLGMAFAPNHKGMDMPDPGGERWGHLRRQVLTSRNVRGAVLTDWFLGGLNYQIEHHVFPGMPRPHLRRAQPLVRAHCQELGIPYTETGLVDSYRQALRHMHEVGEPLRVE